A section of the Subtercola frigoramans genome encodes:
- a CDS encoding non-heme iron oxygenase ferredoxin subunit: MAAVKICSLEELNANEALRVEIDGVAIALVKDSAGECFAIGDTCTHGDISLAEGFVEDDTLECWAHGSKFSLKTGRPLTLPAYEPVPVYELSIIDGDIYIDPTSVIDPTTTKENA; the protein is encoded by the coding sequence ATGGCCGCAGTGAAGATCTGTTCGCTCGAAGAACTCAATGCGAACGAAGCGCTGCGCGTCGAGATCGACGGCGTCGCCATCGCCCTGGTGAAGGATTCGGCGGGGGAGTGCTTCGCCATCGGCGACACCTGCACCCACGGCGACATCTCGCTGGCGGAGGGCTTCGTCGAAGACGATACGCTCGAATGCTGGGCCCACGGCTCGAAGTTCTCCCTGAAGACCGGTCGCCCGCTCACCTTGCCGGCCTACGAGCCAGTTCCCGTCTATGAGCTCAGCATCATCGACGGAGACATCTACATCGACCCCACGTCGGTCATCGACCCGACAACGACAAAAGAAAACGCCTAG
- the merB gene encoding organomercurial lyase, whose product MTDIAELTRLMIYHGFASTGVCPSRQQMSAQLVVPPAAIDSAMNELQEQRHIAVDDRGEVVLAHPFCSVNLGFSVMGRETLWWGGCAWDSFAIPHLILDEPSVLVATTCPGCGAAHAWIVGTVAPPAGEQLAHFLVPTARIWDDVVHTCANQRIFCGEECIDRWLLATGNERGSVFDLATLWRLAEHWYEGRLGSPYARREPSEAKAYFQSVGLHGAFWGTEPLPEKEGFDYSI is encoded by the coding sequence TTGACAGACATCGCCGAACTCACACGTCTGATGATCTATCACGGCTTCGCGTCGACGGGGGTCTGCCCCTCTCGCCAGCAGATGTCCGCGCAACTGGTGGTTCCACCCGCCGCGATCGACAGTGCGATGAACGAGCTTCAGGAACAACGCCACATTGCCGTTGACGATCGGGGAGAGGTCGTTCTGGCGCATCCCTTCTGCTCGGTGAACCTCGGGTTCTCGGTGATGGGAAGAGAGACTCTCTGGTGGGGCGGATGCGCCTGGGATTCCTTCGCCATTCCACACCTCATACTCGATGAGCCTTCGGTTCTCGTCGCTACGACATGCCCCGGTTGCGGAGCTGCCCATGCCTGGATCGTCGGCACCGTGGCTCCACCCGCGGGCGAGCAGCTCGCGCACTTCCTCGTGCCGACGGCTCGTATCTGGGACGATGTCGTGCACACCTGCGCCAACCAACGAATCTTCTGCGGTGAGGAATGCATCGACCGGTGGCTGCTGGCGACGGGCAACGAACGCGGGTCTGTCTTCGACCTCGCGACTCTCTGGCGCCTGGCGGAACACTGGTACGAAGGCCGGCTCGGCAGTCCGTATGCCCGACGTGAACCGTCCGAAGCGAAGGCATATTTTCAGTCCGTCGGGCTTCACGGGGCCTTCTGGGGTACTGAACCCCTGCCAGAGAAGGAAGGATTCGACTACTCGATCTGA
- a CDS encoding SURF1 family cytochrome oxidase biogenesis protein, protein MIEERATIAERRAEVEPRRGVELAQPVARPRGPVAVYDTVTEGMGGWQFLRTGRWFGFIAATILFAILCVFLANWQWERGQQASADNDIVAANFAADPVPIETALPTLASYDASQNWQRVSVSGIYRADDELVVRNRSNEGANGFEVITPLELSDGSVLMVDRGWVAPSPDDSLAPGTIPNPASGSVNLVVQLRPSEAPLGSVTPTGNQIGSITLPRVQQAIGGNVYVGAYGVLDSPSAAVDAGLASTQTTMPTEDVGLHYSYMVQWLSFALLGFGVLGFAIRKEYRRLNSDDPDERARATERVRKRARKAFTDEELEDEAIDGYLPLTRWGIAGSSAAATSASRGALTGERAGLDAEGATGALAPASSAAPEIYVIEAKPAEGDDESDIRD, encoded by the coding sequence ATGATCGAGGAGCGGGCGACGATCGCTGAACGCCGGGCTGAAGTCGAACCGCGACGAGGTGTAGAGCTCGCACAACCTGTCGCGCGCCCACGTGGCCCGGTCGCCGTCTACGACACGGTCACCGAAGGGATGGGCGGGTGGCAGTTTCTGCGAACAGGTCGGTGGTTCGGGTTCATCGCCGCGACGATTCTGTTTGCGATCCTCTGCGTTTTTCTCGCGAACTGGCAATGGGAGCGTGGACAACAGGCTTCCGCAGACAACGACATCGTCGCCGCCAATTTCGCTGCAGACCCCGTACCGATCGAGACGGCGTTGCCGACCCTCGCTTCGTACGACGCCAGCCAGAACTGGCAGCGAGTCTCTGTCTCGGGCATCTATCGTGCAGACGACGAACTCGTCGTGCGCAACCGATCGAACGAAGGCGCCAACGGTTTCGAAGTGATCACTCCCCTCGAGCTCAGCGACGGCTCGGTGTTGATGGTCGACCGCGGCTGGGTAGCCCCCTCGCCTGACGACTCCCTGGCTCCCGGCACGATACCGAACCCGGCGTCGGGTTCGGTGAATCTCGTGGTGCAGCTGAGGCCGAGCGAGGCGCCCCTGGGGAGCGTTACCCCGACAGGAAACCAGATCGGGTCGATCACGTTGCCTCGCGTTCAGCAGGCCATCGGCGGGAACGTCTATGTCGGGGCGTACGGAGTGCTCGACAGCCCATCGGCTGCAGTGGATGCAGGGCTGGCGTCGACACAGACGACCATGCCCACCGAAGACGTCGGCTTGCACTATTCGTATATGGTGCAGTGGTTGTCCTTCGCACTGCTCGGGTTCGGGGTTCTCGGCTTCGCGATTCGCAAGGAGTACCGCCGGCTCAACTCCGACGATCCTGACGAGCGGGCGCGGGCCACCGAGCGGGTGCGCAAGCGTGCACGCAAGGCATTCACCGACGAGGAACTCGAAGACGAGGCGATCGATGGTTACCTCCCTCTCACTCGGTGGGGCATCGCAGGCAGCAGCGCTGCGGCAACATCGGCGTCGCGTGGTGCCCTTACGGGCGAGCGGGCTGGCCTCGACGCCGAGGGTGCGACGGGAGCCCTGGCACCGGCATCCTCCGCTGCGCCGGAGATCTACGTGATCGAAGCGAAGCCCGCTGAGGGCGACGATGAGTCGGACATCAGAGACTGA
- a CDS encoding COX15/CtaA family protein, with the protein MKRLYQWLPTSVDRRVRMLAWASLAVQIILVGTGGAVRLTGSGLGCPTWPQCTDGSFVSTPEMGVHGIIEFTNRLLTFVIVVISILVFVAVLRIRHSRRDLFVLTLLQGLSIPLQAVVGGITVLTGLNPYIVGIHFVISIGLVVVTTMLVYRVYYGPRSAAAIAKADAGALDARSSALVGSLAPTGAGSPLVLVVPAWYLLVSKVTAVFVGITVVVGILTTGSGPHAGDAATPRNGLNTDVMEHIHSYPAYVTFALTLILVIAGLVLRLPRRWPLTLLLIEVAQIAVGLTQSRLGLPPALVVTHMILAATLVAALTATLLSQRRRV; encoded by the coding sequence GTGAAACGCCTCTACCAGTGGCTTCCCACCTCCGTCGACCGGCGCGTGCGGATGCTCGCCTGGGCTTCGCTGGCCGTGCAGATCATCCTTGTCGGCACAGGAGGGGCCGTTCGGCTCACCGGTTCGGGCCTCGGCTGCCCCACGTGGCCGCAGTGCACCGATGGGTCGTTCGTGTCGACGCCGGAGATGGGCGTGCACGGCATCATCGAGTTCACGAACCGGCTCTTGACCTTCGTGATCGTTGTGATATCGATACTGGTGTTCGTCGCCGTACTGAGAATCCGGCACTCTCGTCGCGACCTGTTCGTGCTCACGCTGCTGCAGGGCCTGTCGATCCCGCTCCAGGCAGTGGTCGGAGGGATCACCGTGCTCACGGGGCTCAACCCCTACATTGTGGGCATCCATTTCGTGATTTCGATCGGGCTCGTCGTCGTGACGACGATGCTCGTGTACAGGGTGTACTACGGCCCGAGAAGCGCTGCTGCGATCGCGAAGGCCGATGCGGGCGCCCTCGACGCCCGCTCCAGTGCGTTGGTCGGGTCGCTGGCTCCGACAGGCGCGGGGTCCCCGCTCGTTCTCGTCGTTCCAGCGTGGTATCTCCTCGTGTCGAAGGTCACGGCAGTGTTCGTGGGGATCACGGTGGTGGTGGGCATCCTGACCACAGGATCGGGGCCGCATGCCGGAGACGCAGCGACACCGCGCAACGGGCTGAACACCGACGTGATGGAGCACATCCACAGCTATCCGGCGTACGTCACCTTCGCCCTGACCCTCATCCTGGTCATCGCAGGCCTCGTGTTGCGGCTCCCCCGCCGCTGGCCGCTGACCCTGCTGCTCATCGAGGTGGCTCAGATCGCTGTTGGCCTGACACAGTCCCGTCTCGGTCTTCCTCCCGCGCTCGTCGTGACCCACATGATCCTCGCTGCGACCCTCGTCGCCGCCCTGACCGCCACCCTCCTCTCTCAGCGCCGCCGCGTGTGA
- the sufC gene encoding Fe-S cluster assembly ATPase SufC, with protein sequence MSVLEIRDLHVSVETEQGSKEILRGVNLTINQGETHAIMGPNGSGKSTLAYAIAGHPKYRITSGSITLDGEEMTELTVDARARAGLFLAMQYPVEIPGVTVTNFLRTAKTAIDGTAPPIRTWVKDVRNSMEALRMDKTFAERNVNEGFSGGEKKRNEILQLELLKPKFAVLDETDSGLDVDALKIVSEGVNRAKENTDLGVLLITHYNRILKYITPDFVHVFVAGRVVESGGPELAVQLENEGYDVYVAANAEAIAADAAAADAASISAPAL encoded by the coding sequence ATGTCTGTACTTGAAATCCGCGACCTGCACGTGAGTGTCGAGACCGAGCAGGGCTCGAAAGAGATCCTGCGCGGCGTCAACCTCACCATCAACCAGGGCGAGACGCACGCGATCATGGGGCCGAACGGCTCGGGCAAGTCGACGCTCGCGTATGCGATCGCCGGTCATCCTAAATACCGGATCACGAGTGGTTCGATCACGCTCGATGGCGAGGAGATGACCGAACTCACCGTCGATGCCCGCGCCCGCGCCGGCCTCTTTCTCGCGATGCAGTACCCGGTTGAGATCCCCGGCGTCACCGTCACGAACTTCCTGCGCACCGCCAAGACGGCGATCGACGGCACTGCGCCGCCCATCCGCACCTGGGTCAAAGACGTTCGCAACTCGATGGAAGCCCTGCGCATGGACAAGACATTCGCCGAGCGCAACGTCAACGAGGGTTTCTCTGGTGGCGAGAAGAAGCGCAACGAGATCCTGCAGCTCGAACTGCTGAAGCCGAAGTTCGCCGTTCTCGACGAGACCGACTCCGGCCTCGACGTCGACGCGCTCAAGATCGTTTCTGAGGGTGTGAACCGCGCCAAGGAGAACACCGACCTCGGGGTGCTTCTCATCACGCACTACAACCGCATCCTCAAGTACATCACCCCCGATTTCGTGCACGTCTTCGTGGCCGGTCGTGTTGTCGAGTCGGGCGGCCCCGAGCTCGCCGTGCAGCTCGAGAACGAGGGTTACGACGTCTACGTCGCCGCAAATGCCGAGGCCATCGCGGCCGACGCGGCGGCCGCTGACGCCGCCTCCATCTCGGCACCGGCCCTCTAA
- a CDS encoding ABC-F family ATP-binding cassette domain-containing protein gives MLSVHDLELRVGARVLMSDVNFRVSAGDKIGLVGRNGAGKTTLTKTLAGELKPDGGRIDMSGQIGYLPQDPRSGNPEDLARTRILDARDLGQIVLQMQQAQLDMSSSDPKVVDKAMKRYGNLDDRFNALGGYSAEAEAASIASNLSLPDHILDQPLSTLSGGQRRRIELARILFSGADTMLLDEPTNHLDADSVVWLREFLKNFQGGLIVISHDVALVEETVNRVFYLDANRTVIDIYNMGWKNYLRQRASDEERRKKERVNVEKKAGVLQMQAARFGAKASKAAAAHQMVRRAEKMLSGLDETRVVDRVAKLRFPDPVACGRTPLMASDLSKSYGSLEIFTAVDLAIDRGSKVVILGFNGAGKTTLLRILAGIDKPDTGQVEPGFGLRIGYYAQEHETIDVKRSVLQNMVSSSPNLTETEARRVLGSFLFTGDDSHKLAGVLSGGEKTRLALAMIVVSGANVLLLDEPTNNLDPASREEILDALANYAGAVVLVSHDEGAVMALNPERVLILPDGVEDHWNKEYQDLIELA, from the coding sequence GTGCTCAGTGTGCATGATCTTGAGCTCCGAGTTGGCGCCCGCGTTCTGATGTCTGACGTGAACTTTCGCGTCTCTGCCGGTGACAAGATCGGGCTGGTGGGCCGGAACGGCGCCGGCAAGACCACACTCACGAAAACCCTGGCCGGTGAGTTGAAGCCCGATGGCGGCCGTATCGACATGTCCGGCCAGATCGGCTACCTGCCGCAAGACCCGCGCTCGGGCAACCCCGAAGACCTGGCGCGCACCCGCATTCTCGATGCCCGCGACCTCGGCCAGATCGTCCTACAGATGCAGCAGGCCCAGCTCGACATGTCGTCATCAGATCCCAAGGTCGTCGACAAGGCCATGAAGCGTTACGGCAATCTGGATGATCGATTCAACGCCCTCGGCGGGTATTCAGCCGAGGCTGAAGCGGCCTCGATCGCGTCGAACCTGAGCCTGCCCGACCACATCCTCGACCAGCCGCTGTCGACGCTCTCGGGCGGACAACGTCGCCGCATCGAGCTTGCCCGAATCCTGTTCTCGGGTGCAGACACGATGCTGCTCGACGAGCCGACAAACCACCTCGACGCCGACTCCGTTGTGTGGCTCCGCGAGTTCCTCAAGAACTTCCAGGGCGGCCTGATCGTGATCAGCCACGACGTGGCGCTCGTCGAAGAAACCGTCAACAGGGTCTTCTACCTCGACGCGAACCGCACGGTCATCGACATCTACAACATGGGCTGGAAGAACTACCTCCGCCAACGTGCGAGTGACGAAGAGCGCCGCAAGAAGGAGCGTGTCAACGTCGAGAAGAAGGCTGGCGTCCTGCAGATGCAGGCCGCCAGGTTCGGAGCCAAGGCCTCGAAGGCCGCCGCCGCCCACCAGATGGTTCGTCGCGCCGAGAAGATGCTCTCGGGCCTCGACGAGACCCGCGTGGTCGACCGCGTCGCCAAGCTGCGGTTCCCCGACCCGGTTGCCTGTGGCCGCACTCCGCTCATGGCGAGCGACCTGTCGAAGAGCTACGGATCGCTCGAGATCTTCACCGCCGTCGACCTCGCGATCGACCGCGGCTCGAAGGTGGTCATCCTCGGCTTCAACGGTGCCGGCAAGACCACGCTGCTCCGCATTCTCGCCGGAATCGACAAGCCAGACACCGGCCAGGTCGAGCCCGGGTTCGGCCTGCGCATCGGTTACTACGCGCAGGAACACGAGACCATCGACGTCAAGCGCTCGGTGTTGCAGAACATGGTCTCGTCGTCCCCGAACCTCACCGAGACGGAGGCCCGGCGTGTGCTCGGCTCCTTCCTCTTCACCGGCGACGACTCGCACAAACTGGCCGGCGTGCTATCCGGAGGCGAGAAGACGCGCCTTGCCCTGGCAATGATCGTCGTCTCGGGTGCCAACGTGCTTCTGCTCGACGAGCCCACAAACAACCTCGACCCGGCCTCCCGTGAAGAGATTCTGGATGCCCTGGCAAACTATGCCGGAGCAGTGGTTCTGGTCAGCCACGACGAGGGCGCTGTCATGGCGCTGAACCCCGAGCGTGTGCTCATCCTTCCTGACGGCGTCGAGGACCACTGGAACAAGGAATACCAGGACCTCATCGAGCTCGCCTAG
- a CDS encoding metal-sulfur cluster assembly factor, producing the protein MVTTLEPAKFDQVEEALKDVMDPELGINVVDLGLIYDLGWDDENDALVISMTLTSAGCPLTDVLEEQTAEALDGVVEAFRINWVWMPPWGPDKITDDGRDMMRALGFSI; encoded by the coding sequence ATGGTCACCACACTCGAGCCTGCCAAATTCGACCAGGTCGAAGAGGCACTCAAAGACGTCATGGACCCGGAGCTCGGCATCAATGTCGTCGACCTCGGGCTCATCTACGACCTCGGCTGGGATGACGAGAACGACGCGCTCGTCATCAGCATGACCCTCACGAGCGCCGGATGCCCGTTGACCGACGTTCTCGAAGAGCAGACCGCCGAGGCGCTTGACGGCGTCGTGGAGGCCTTTCGCATCAACTGGGTCTGGATGCCGCCGTGGGGCCCCGACAAGATCACCGACGACGGCCGCGACATGATGCGGGCCCTCGGCTTCTCCATCTGA
- the sufB gene encoding Fe-S cluster assembly protein SufB — MTDVLIDRPELQNLGVYEFGWSDSDAAGAIAKRGISPEVVTGISTLKSEPEWMLKTRLKALSIFERKPMPTWGADLSGIDFDNIKYFVRSTEKQAQTWEDLPDDIKNTYEKLGIPEAERQRLVSGVAAQYESEVVYHTIREDLEAQGVIFMDTDTALREHPEFFDEYFGTVIPSGDNKFAALNTAVWSGGSFVYVPKNVHVEIPLQAYFRINTENMGQFERTLIIADEGSYVHYIEGCTAPIYKSDSLHSAVVEIIVKKNARVRYTTIQNWSNNVYNLVTKRAIAHEGATMEWIDGNIGSKVTMKYPSIYLVGEHAKGETLSVAFAGPGQHQDAGAKMIHMAPYTQSSIVSKSIARGGGRAGYRGEVRVAENAHHSANTVRCDALLVDTQSRSDTYPAIDIRVDDVQLGHEATVSRVSEEQLFYLMSRGLPEDEAMAMIVRGFIEPIARELPMEYALELNKLIEMGMEGSVG; from the coding sequence ATGACAGACGTACTCATCGACCGGCCAGAACTTCAGAACCTGGGGGTGTACGAGTTCGGGTGGTCCGACTCTGACGCCGCCGGAGCGATCGCAAAGCGCGGTATCTCTCCTGAGGTCGTCACGGGCATCTCGACGCTGAAGAGCGAACCGGAATGGATGCTCAAGACCCGCCTCAAGGCGCTCTCGATCTTCGAACGCAAACCGATGCCGACGTGGGGAGCAGACCTTTCCGGCATCGACTTCGACAACATCAAGTACTTCGTGCGTTCAACGGAGAAGCAGGCCCAGACCTGGGAAGACCTGCCCGACGACATCAAGAACACGTACGAGAAGCTCGGCATCCCCGAGGCGGAGCGCCAGCGCCTCGTCTCCGGCGTGGCCGCCCAGTACGAATCCGAAGTGGTGTACCACACCATCCGCGAAGACCTCGAAGCACAGGGGGTCATCTTCATGGATACCGATACCGCCCTGCGCGAGCATCCGGAATTCTTCGACGAGTACTTCGGAACGGTCATCCCGAGCGGTGACAACAAATTCGCGGCGCTCAACACCGCCGTCTGGTCGGGTGGTTCGTTCGTCTATGTGCCGAAGAATGTGCACGTCGAGATTCCGCTGCAGGCCTACTTCCGAATCAACACCGAGAACATGGGCCAGTTCGAGCGCACGCTGATCATCGCCGACGAGGGCTCGTATGTTCACTACATCGAGGGCTGCACGGCTCCCATCTACAAGAGCGACTCTCTGCACTCGGCCGTGGTCGAGATCATCGTGAAGAAGAACGCCCGCGTTCGCTACACGACGATCCAGAACTGGTCGAACAACGTCTACAACCTGGTCACCAAGCGCGCGATCGCGCACGAGGGCGCCACCATGGAGTGGATCGACGGCAACATCGGCTCGAAGGTCACCATGAAGTACCCGTCGATCTACCTGGTCGGCGAGCACGCCAAGGGCGAGACGCTCTCCGTTGCCTTCGCGGGCCCCGGGCAGCACCAGGACGCCGGCGCGAAGATGATCCACATGGCGCCGTACACCCAGTCGTCGATCGTCTCGAAGTCGATCGCCCGCGGCGGTGGTCGGGCGGGCTACCGCGGCGAGGTCAGGGTCGCCGAGAACGCGCACCACTCGGCCAACACCGTACGGTGCGACGCTCTGCTTGTCGACACTCAGTCACGCTCTGACACGTACCCCGCGATCGACATCCGGGTGGATGATGTACAACTCGGCCACGAAGCAACAGTTTCCCGGGTCAGCGAAGAGCAGCTCTTCTACCTCATGAGCCGGGGTCTGCCCGAAGATGAGGCCATGGCGATGATCGTTCGCGGCTTCATCGAACCCATCGCCCGTGAACTGCCGATGGAATATGCTCTCGAACTCAACAAGCTCATCGAAATGGGCATGGAAGGGTCAGTAGGTTAA
- the sufD gene encoding Fe-S cluster assembly protein SufD, giving the protein MTTAAPADTTAPESVAVNEVVRTPGGHRGEPIGSRSHTDGAWQERPVQTRSERYASAKVTDFDDPTGHEVDWKLTPIRVVSDLISGALDGSTVGTSETIDVDGFTVSWVDRTDRRIGSAGLPEDKASANAWSAFDQALAIDVTGEEPGAELVVTRDSLGATPRAAHTVITAAPNSRGHVILENSGDARLAENVEIVVGEGAHLTVVSVQRWNDSAAHLASHFAQVGRDASLRHVVVSLGGSIVRVNPSIHLSGQGSATEAYGLYFADAGQHLEQRVYIDHEAENSRSRVKYKGALQGEGAHSVWVGDVLIRQSANGTDSYEENRNLVLSEGTRADSIPNLEIETGNILGAGHASSTGRFDDEQLFYLQSRGITEEEARRLVVRGFLAEIIQQIGSPALEEQLTQAVEAELTGVAGSAPVTLNENDGAL; this is encoded by the coding sequence ATGACCACCGCAGCACCAGCTGATACAACTGCGCCCGAAAGCGTTGCCGTGAACGAGGTGGTCCGTACTCCCGGTGGCCACCGCGGTGAGCCGATCGGGTCGAGGTCGCACACCGACGGCGCCTGGCAGGAACGACCCGTTCAGACCCGCTCCGAGCGCTACGCCTCGGCGAAGGTCACCGACTTCGACGACCCCACCGGCCACGAGGTCGACTGGAAGCTCACGCCGATCAGGGTGGTTTCCGACTTGATCTCCGGCGCTCTCGACGGCTCGACCGTCGGCACCTCGGAGACGATTGACGTCGACGGCTTCACAGTCTCGTGGGTCGACCGCACCGACCGCCGCATCGGCAGCGCAGGGCTCCCCGAAGACAAGGCCAGCGCGAATGCGTGGTCTGCCTTCGACCAGGCCCTCGCGATCGATGTGACCGGCGAAGAGCCTGGCGCCGAGCTCGTCGTCACCAGGGATTCACTCGGAGCGACGCCCCGCGCCGCTCACACCGTCATCACCGCGGCCCCGAACAGCCGCGGTCACGTCATCCTCGAGAACTCCGGCGACGCCCGCCTGGCAGAGAACGTCGAGATCGTGGTCGGCGAGGGTGCTCACCTCACCGTGGTGAGCGTGCAGCGCTGGAACGACTCCGCAGCCCACCTCGCCAGCCACTTCGCGCAGGTCGGCCGCGATGCCAGCCTCCGCCACGTCGTGGTCTCGCTCGGGGGGTCGATCGTGAGGGTGAATCCGAGCATCCATCTCTCTGGCCAGGGCAGCGCAACAGAGGCCTACGGCCTCTACTTCGCCGACGCCGGCCAGCACCTCGAGCAGCGCGTCTACATCGACCACGAGGCCGAGAACTCGCGGAGCCGCGTCAAATACAAAGGCGCACTACAGGGCGAGGGCGCGCACTCGGTCTGGGTTGGCGACGTGCTGATCCGCCAGAGCGCGAACGGCACCGACAGCTACGAGGAGAACCGCAACCTCGTGCTCAGCGAAGGCACACGCGCCGACTCGATCCCGAACCTCGAGATCGAGACCGGCAACATCCTCGGCGCCGGTCACGCCAGTTCGACTGGCCGCTTCGACGACGAGCAACTGTTCTACTTGCAGTCACGGGGAATCACCGAAGAAGAGGCGAGACGACTCGTCGTTCGTGGCTTCCTCGCCGAGATCATCCAGCAGATCGGTTCACCGGCGCTCGAGGAGCAGCTCACGCAGGCCGTCGAGGCCGAACTCACCGGGGTCGCCGGCTCGGCACCCGTCACTTTGAACGAAAACGATGGTGCTCTCTGA